One region of Olleya sp. Hel_I_94 genomic DNA includes:
- a CDS encoding CusA/CzcA family heavy metal efflux RND transporter — protein sequence MINKIISFSINNKFIIGLFIVALVGTGIWSMATINLGSVPDITNNQVQVITVAPNLGTEDIEQFVTYPVELAMANLPDVIELRSVSRFGLSVVTIVFEDEAGTYLPRQLVQEKLTEVAGEIPEGFGTPFMAPITTGLGEIYQYSLKVKEGYEDKYDAMELRTIQDWIVKRQMALVPGVVEVNAFGGFVKQYEVAINPNKLKSFGITMNQVFEALKVNNANTGGAYIEKNNQANFIRGEGLARSIADLENTVVTTQNGSPVLIRDVAEKVGYGSQVRYGAFTQDGHESVGGQILMLKGESPGDVIENVEKRIVEIQKSLPEGVYIDAFLSRSELIEATTSTVKTNLIEGALIVIFVLVLLLGSFRGGLIAASIIPLCLLFAFILMKQFGIWANLMSLGAIDFGIIVDGAVIIVEGAVFHIHQRMKKSTTAINQAEMDEIAYDSSSKMMNSAFFGQLIVLIVFTPILFLTGVEGKMFRPMAFTFGFAVLGAIILCLTYVPMMSSLFLKPAKNQNSWFAKFENKIDRFSDKIMGVLNRIYLPILNFALRFRAGVVIGAVALLLIAGFIFSNMGAEFVPKFDEGDIAFQALIKPGSSLSESIEASEKLQNLINEFPEVKTVVSRIGVAEIPTDPMPMDIADSYIILEKDKSKWTSADSKEELIEKIQEKISVVPGVNFVFTQPVELRFNELLTGVREDVAIKLYGEDLDVLADKIQEIAAVIRTVPGAADINVEATSGLPQMTVVYNRAKMAQYGVTVDKLNDYVSASFSGEQAGVIFEGEKRFDVVIRLAEEYRQDINSLKNLYIDLPNGAQVPLKEVADISYKPGPMQISRDNTSRRTSVGVNVRGRDVKSMVEEIQQKLETDVKLPPGYFVTYGGSFENLQRASDRLMIVVPIVLLTIFVLLYFALNSVTQALMIYMAVPLAAIGGVFVLLIRGMPFSISAGVGFIVLFGVAVLNGLILINKFNELKDSGMTDLKKRIYEATHERLRPILLTAITTIMGFIPMAISTSGGAEVQRPLATVVIGGMLTATFLTLVVIPILYYWLESRKERNNNDGGVSYVNKSTNIVTVLLMVGGLMASGTAFAQDTNQNGTMPKTLTVDEAIAMAKQNYPSLKESQAFIEREKALKGTSFDLGSTQVFTGKEEYGNNLPGVQTTVGVQQGNIDLLSGFSKSKFYKERIALGEKFYVASEQQLVRNVMQAYDQINYYKAQLRFADQLDSIYANFKSAAQLRYDTGETGKLEFISASSEFQQIQVLRQQAFDDIEIAKRALKQYLGTDETIETVDGFYEPLDFMATLDSTSVANNPMLQYALQNAEVSKANVGVEKSQFLPKFSLSYGRQVVDDVSGFNTYQAGISIPLWFFPQKSRVKAAKADAMVAENQYLEQKAVTESRVSQLTKSLEKTKKILQYYEEGALLLAEEQITTAQLASKEGEIDYVNYITILNSAIRIKQNHLQYINQYNQQTIDMQYQLGNL from the coding sequence ATGATTAACAAAATCATTTCATTTTCCATTAATAACAAGTTTATTATTGGGCTCTTTATAGTGGCACTTGTAGGTACGGGCATTTGGTCTATGGCCACTATAAATCTGGGTTCTGTACCCGATATTACCAACAACCAAGTACAGGTTATTACAGTTGCCCCAAATTTAGGTACTGAAGACATTGAACAATTTGTTACTTATCCGGTAGAATTGGCAATGGCAAATCTACCAGACGTTATCGAGCTGCGTTCGGTGTCTCGTTTTGGATTGTCAGTTGTTACTATCGTATTTGAGGACGAGGCAGGCACATATCTTCCCCGGCAATTAGTGCAAGAGAAATTAACCGAAGTTGCCGGAGAAATCCCCGAAGGCTTCGGCACGCCATTTATGGCCCCAATTACCACAGGTTTGGGCGAAATCTACCAATACAGCCTAAAAGTAAAGGAAGGCTACGAAGATAAATACGATGCAATGGAGCTTCGTACCATCCAAGATTGGATTGTAAAACGCCAAATGGCATTAGTTCCAGGAGTCGTCGAGGTAAATGCTTTTGGAGGATTTGTGAAGCAATATGAAGTAGCCATAAACCCCAATAAGCTAAAAAGTTTCGGTATTACAATGAACCAGGTCTTTGAAGCCCTTAAAGTGAACAATGCCAATACTGGAGGTGCCTATATAGAAAAAAATAACCAAGCCAATTTTATCCGTGGCGAAGGCTTGGCCCGAAGTATCGCCGATTTGGAAAACACAGTTGTAACTACTCAAAACGGTAGTCCCGTTTTAATACGGGATGTCGCTGAAAAGGTTGGATATGGCAGCCAAGTACGCTATGGCGCTTTTACCCAAGATGGACACGAATCTGTGGGCGGACAAATTTTAATGCTGAAAGGCGAAAGCCCAGGCGACGTGATCGAAAATGTGGAAAAGCGTATTGTAGAAATTCAAAAATCCCTGCCGGAAGGCGTTTATATTGATGCTTTTTTAAGTCGAAGTGAACTTATTGAGGCAACCACAAGTACCGTTAAAACAAATCTAATAGAAGGTGCCCTTATTGTCATATTTGTTTTGGTCTTGCTTTTAGGAAGCTTCCGTGGTGGCTTGATAGCAGCGTCGATAATCCCTTTATGCCTATTATTTGCATTTATTTTGATGAAACAATTTGGCATTTGGGCAAATTTAATGTCCTTGGGTGCGATCGATTTTGGGATTATTGTAGATGGTGCGGTGATTATCGTGGAAGGAGCGGTTTTCCACATTCATCAACGGATGAAAAAATCCACAACCGCCATTAACCAAGCTGAAATGGATGAAATCGCCTATGACTCTTCAAGTAAAATGATGAATTCTGCCTTCTTCGGTCAACTAATTGTTCTTATAGTTTTTACACCTATTCTGTTTTTGACCGGTGTGGAAGGGAAAATGTTTCGACCAATGGCATTTACATTTGGTTTTGCCGTTTTAGGGGCAATTATTCTTTGCCTTACCTACGTACCAATGATGTCATCATTATTTTTAAAACCTGCTAAAAATCAAAATAGTTGGTTTGCCAAATTTGAAAACAAGATTGATAGGTTCAGTGATAAAATTATGGGGGTTCTGAATCGTATCTATCTGCCTATATTAAATTTTGCACTTCGCTTTCGGGCAGGTGTGGTTATAGGCGCGGTTGCCTTGCTTTTGATTGCAGGATTTATTTTTAGCAATATGGGAGCAGAATTTGTCCCTAAATTTGATGAAGGCGATATTGCATTTCAAGCATTGATAAAACCAGGGAGCAGTCTTTCAGAATCTATTGAGGCCTCAGAGAAACTTCAGAATTTAATCAATGAGTTTCCGGAAGTAAAAACAGTAGTTTCAAGGATTGGTGTGGCTGAAATACCAACAGACCCAATGCCTATGGATATTGCCGATAGTTATATTATTCTTGAAAAGGACAAGAGTAAATGGACATCCGCAGATAGTAAAGAAGAACTCATAGAAAAGATTCAAGAAAAAATTTCAGTAGTTCCCGGCGTAAATTTTGTGTTTACACAACCTGTAGAACTTCGTTTTAATGAATTGCTGACTGGTGTCCGTGAAGACGTGGCCATCAAATTGTACGGAGAAGATTTGGACGTTTTGGCAGACAAGATACAGGAAATCGCGGCAGTAATTAGGACCGTTCCCGGAGCGGCTGACATTAATGTGGAGGCTACAAGTGGTTTGCCACAAATGACGGTGGTATATAACCGTGCGAAAATGGCACAATACGGTGTAACCGTTGATAAGCTGAATGATTATGTAAGTGCTTCATTTTCAGGAGAACAGGCAGGAGTCATTTTTGAAGGGGAAAAACGGTTCGATGTGGTCATTCGTTTGGCAGAGGAATATCGACAAGACATCAATAGCTTAAAAAACCTTTATATAGACCTGCCAAACGGTGCACAAGTACCATTAAAGGAGGTGGCAGATATCAGCTATAAACCCGGACCAATGCAGATTTCAAGAGACAATACCTCTCGTCGTACTTCCGTGGGCGTGAATGTTCGTGGGCGCGATGTAAAATCGATGGTCGAGGAAATTCAACAAAAATTGGAAACGGATGTTAAACTGCCACCAGGTTATTTTGTAACCTACGGCGGATCATTTGAAAACCTACAACGAGCATCAGACCGATTGATGATTGTAGTCCCAATCGTTCTATTAACAATATTTGTTCTGCTTTACTTTGCTTTGAATTCAGTTACACAAGCCTTGATGATCTATATGGCAGTGCCTTTGGCGGCCATTGGTGGCGTTTTCGTTTTGTTGATTCGTGGAATGCCTTTCAGTATTTCCGCGGGAGTCGGATTTATCGTGCTCTTCGGAGTTGCCGTATTAAACGGACTCATACTCATAAATAAGTTCAATGAATTAAAAGACAGTGGAATGACAGATTTAAAAAAACGTATATATGAAGCTACGCACGAACGTTTACGTCCAATTTTATTAACAGCCATTACAACAATTATGGGCTTTATCCCAATGGCGATTTCTACCTCTGGTGGTGCCGAAGTACAGCGGCCCTTGGCGACAGTAGTCATTGGAGGAATGCTTACGGCAACATTTCTGACCTTGGTGGTTATTCCTATTCTTTATTATTGGCTTGAATCGAGAAAGGAACGAAACAATAACGATGGAGGTGTAAGCTATGTCAACAAATCAACGAACATTGTAACCGTATTATTGATGGTTGGCGGTTTGATGGCTTCTGGAACTGCTTTTGCCCAAGACACCAATCAAAATGGAACAATGCCAAAAACCTTGACTGTAGATGAGGCCATTGCTATGGCAAAACAGAATTATCCATCGCTTAAGGAAAGTCAGGCATTTATTGAACGGGAAAAGGCACTAAAGGGAACGAGTTTTGACCTTGGTAGCACACAAGTTTTCACGGGCAAAGAAGAATATGGCAATAATCTTCCTGGAGTGCAAACAACCGTTGGCGTGCAACAGGGCAATATCGATTTGCTTTCAGGATTTTCAAAATCGAAGTTTTATAAAGAGCGCATTGCCTTGGGAGAAAAGTTTTATGTGGCCAGTGAACAACAGTTGGTGCGCAATGTGATGCAAGCCTATGACCAAATTAATTATTACAAGGCACAGTTGCGTTTTGCAGACCAATTGGACAGTATTTATGCCAATTTTAAGTCCGCTGCCCAACTTCGGTATGACACTGGAGAAACAGGCAAGTTGGAATTTATTTCAGCCTCTTCCGAATTTCAACAGATTCAAGTGTTGAGGCAACAAGCTTTTGATGATATTGAAATTGCCAAACGTGCCTTAAAACAATATTTGGGAACGGATGAAACCATCGAGACGGTAGATGGTTTTTACGAGCCATTGGATTTTATGGCGACATTGGATTCAACTTCGGTTGCCAATAACCCAATGTTGCAATATGCCTTGCAAAATGCCGAAGTAAGTAAAGCAAATGTGGGCGTTGAAAAATCGCAATTCCTACCGAAATTCAGTTTATCATATGGCAGGCAGGTTGTGGATGATGTTTCAGGGTTTAATACCTATCAGGCAGGTATTAGTATTCCGTTATGGTTTTTTCCGCAGAAGTCAAGGGTTAAGGCAGCCAAGGCAGACGCAATGGTAGCAGAGAATCAATATTTGGAGCAAAAAGCGGTTACAGAAAGTCGTGTTTCACAATTGACCAAATCACTCGAAAAAACAAAGAAGATTTTGCAATATTACGAAGAAGGCGCACTATTGTTGGCAGAAGAACAAATTACCACAGCGCAGTTGGCTTCTAAAGAAGGCGAAATAGATTACGTCAATTATATCACCATTCTTAATAGTGCCATCCGTATTAAACAAAACCATTTACAATACATCAATCAGTATAACCAGCAGACCATTGATATGCAATATCAATTGGGCAATTTATAA
- a CDS encoding efflux RND transporter periplasmic adaptor subunit produces MKNILLVSTVLFTLMFMSCNDAQKSELGHNEAEGVSKTNEVGEDAHGEEGHVEGEEEGGHSEEEGVVELTKQQAETIGLEMKSLEERNLGNNIKVTGTLELFPQDKANISPFVGGNVSSIKVIPGDNVSKGQVLAYIEHPDIIAMQQEYQEKNDELVFLKQDFERKQTLYDKGVSSGKEFQMAQSKFRSTTSSVNGLRSQLRLLGINPDKVAEGQIYSAVPITTPISGYVDEVMISLGDYVAQQSKMFSISDNSKIYVNFKIYEKDIKQIKKGQQIYFSTASRPDELLKATVRSVGKTFNTDPKALEVLADIENEDKNLLPGMYVEGRIVQGEKKGFAVPEAAVIKEGEQSFIFILDEDGEMEANKMKFKMIPVTVGITDLGFVEVNLPAEVSKDAKVVINGAYNLSSEMVKGELEHGH; encoded by the coding sequence ATGAAGAATATACTATTAGTTAGTACCGTATTATTTACACTTATGTTTATGAGTTGTAATGATGCCCAAAAATCTGAACTTGGACATAATGAAGCCGAAGGTGTATCAAAGACCAATGAAGTTGGAGAAGATGCACACGGCGAAGAAGGCCACGTTGAAGGAGAGGAAGAAGGTGGTCACAGCGAGGAAGAAGGCGTTGTAGAACTTACAAAGCAACAAGCTGAAACCATCGGTTTGGAAATGAAATCTTTGGAGGAACGGAATTTAGGGAACAACATTAAGGTAACAGGTACGCTGGAACTTTTCCCACAGGATAAGGCGAATATCAGTCCGTTTGTTGGTGGAAATGTGAGTTCCATAAAAGTAATACCTGGAGATAATGTAAGTAAAGGACAGGTATTGGCATATATAGAACACCCAGATATCATTGCAATGCAACAGGAATATCAGGAAAAAAATGACGAACTGGTCTTTTTGAAACAGGATTTTGAGCGCAAGCAGACTCTTTATGACAAAGGTGTTTCTTCTGGAAAGGAATTTCAGATGGCGCAGTCAAAATTTCGTTCCACAACATCCAGCGTCAATGGTTTGCGGTCCCAATTGAGACTGTTGGGCATTAATCCGGACAAAGTGGCTGAAGGCCAAATATATTCCGCTGTTCCCATTACCACACCCATAAGTGGCTATGTGGATGAAGTAATGATTAGCCTTGGCGATTACGTGGCGCAACAATCCAAAATGTTCTCAATAAGCGATAATTCAAAGATTTATGTCAACTTCAAAATATATGAGAAGGACATAAAGCAAATCAAGAAAGGACAACAGATATATTTTTCTACGGCCTCTCGTCCAGATGAACTGCTTAAAGCAACCGTTCGGTCTGTGGGTAAAACATTTAACACCGACCCAAAAGCTTTGGAAGTTCTGGCAGATATTGAAAACGAGGATAAAAACCTATTGCCGGGTATGTACGTGGAAGGGCGAATAGTGCAAGGTGAGAAAAAAGGTTTCGCCGTACCGGAAGCCGCCGTTATAAAAGAAGGCGAGCAATCCTTTATTTTTATTCTGGATGAAGATGGAGAAATGGAAGCGAACAAAATGAAATTTAAAATGATACCCGTAACGGTTGGTATTACTGATTTAGGCTTTGTTGAAGTCAATCTGCCTGCCGAAGTTTCAAAGGACGCCAAAGTTGTCATAAACGGAGCTTATAATCTCTCTTCGGAAATGGTTAAAGGCGAACTGGAACACGGACATTAA
- a CDS encoding P-II family nitrogen regulator: MKEIKAFIKPNRIQRVIEALSDNGFKSMTLSQAEGTGAFKSKGARPSLDFHVTDSPVVKLELVCQNEEAQVAIETIIANAKTDGPGDGIIYIANIEDAFQIKSGDSLKRYDL; this comes from the coding sequence ATGAAGGAAATAAAAGCATTTATAAAACCGAACCGAATCCAAAGAGTCATTGAAGCACTATCAGATAATGGATTTAAAAGTATGACCCTTTCACAAGCAGAAGGAACTGGCGCCTTTAAGTCAAAAGGTGCAAGACCGTCGTTGGATTTTCACGTGACAGATAGTCCAGTGGTTAAGTTGGAACTGGTCTGCCAAAATGAGGAAGCCCAAGTGGCCATTGAAACAATTATAGCCAACGCCAAAACCGACGGACCTGGAGATGGTATTATTTATATAGCAAATATTGAAGATGCCTTTCAGATTAAATCTGGAGATTCCTTAAAACGGTACGACCTATAA
- a CDS encoding Fur family transcriptional regulator, giving the protein MEKIVQLLESKGIRPTAMRLMTYKRLVELKVAISLGDLEKDFKVSERSTLFRTMKAFEEKGIVHQIEDGTGVIKYALCEENCECEVGNDLHLHFHCNNCNETVCLTEHKIPHINLPDGYITEDINLVVKGICEKCSDNLD; this is encoded by the coding sequence ATGGAAAAAATAGTCCAACTACTTGAAAGCAAAGGGATACGACCTACGGCTATGCGCCTAATGACTTATAAACGTTTGGTGGAATTAAAGGTAGCCATCAGTCTTGGCGATTTGGAAAAGGATTTTAAGGTCAGTGAAAGAAGCACCCTATTTAGGACTATGAAAGCGTTTGAAGAAAAAGGTATTGTGCATCAAATTGAGGATGGGACAGGTGTTATAAAATACGCCCTTTGCGAAGAAAATTGTGAGTGCGAGGTCGGCAACGACCTTCATTTACACTTTCATTGCAACAATTGTAATGAAACTGTCTGTTTAACAGAGCATAAAATCCCTCATATCAACTTACCTGATGGCTATATTACCGAGGATATCAACTTGGTGGTAAAGGGCATTTGCGAAAAATGCAGCGACAATCTGGATTAA
- a CDS encoding STAS/SEC14 domain-containing protein, translating into MITIYKKEATVYMVAENKLDAKDYENLIPVLTEHITAYQEVSWYIEMQNFEGWTVSAYWKGIELNLPNETHLKRVALVGSVKWQEQFTEALLPFSEAHIKFYKPEEKDDAKEWIKKNSKK; encoded by the coding sequence ATGATAACAATCTATAAAAAAGAGGCTACTGTATATATGGTGGCAGAGAATAAGCTGGATGCCAAGGATTATGAAAACTTGATACCGGTCTTAACAGAACATATAACTGCATATCAGGAAGTTTCCTGGTACATTGAAATGCAAAATTTTGAAGGCTGGACGGTAAGTGCCTATTGGAAGGGCATTGAATTAAATCTTCCGAATGAAACGCATTTAAAGCGTGTTGCTTTAGTGGGTAGCGTTAAATGGCAGGAGCAATTTACCGAGGCATTGCTTCCTTTTTCAGAAGCTCATATAAAATTTTATAAGCCAGAAGAAAAAGACGATGCCAAAGAATGGATAAAAAAAAATAGTAAAAAATGA
- a CDS encoding heavy metal translocating P-type ATPase encodes MKKIQLKIPVILPQVPNEKDTCVERLIKELQAKEGIEKVHVADTKEDDTPQLCFHYDPDIISIDRIQSLAERTGAEITEKYGHLLIEVKGIRHTRQARSIEKSLLAINGVLEASVSASGMVRLEFDKKQTNFDEISKQIEKEDLQVKRSSSNENNYTEASKKKQERSKKEDTKEQTSTEGHEHKEGETHEEGEEHAHGGVFGKNTELIFSIICGALLGIGFGLSYVESIPDWVSLTLYIGAYFFGGFFTAKEAVQTVAKGGFEIDFLMLVAAIGAAILGEWAEGALLLFLFSLGHALEHYAMNKARKSIAALADLAPKTALLKKDGKTVEVGIEKLSIGDIIVVKPNSKISADGVVVNGKSSVNQAPITGESVPVDKIPVEDKDRNYSADDDIKDENRVFAGTINGNSMLEIKVIKEAKDSTLSRLVKLVNEAQTQKSPTQLLTDKFEKYFVPSVLILVGVLLFAFLVIDEPFSASFYRAMAVLVAASPCALAISTPSAVLSGVARAARGGVLIKGGRPLEDLGELTALAFDKTGTLTEGKPKLTEVVPLGDIEENELLKIAVAVENLSDHPLAKAVVRDGKERLKGTDIIDASDLEAVLGKGIKASLGKDKIYIGNLDLYEDLDEAKPSEDISNKVKELEGGGNTTMLIRRNKEYIGIIALMDTPREAAKETLKKLKEIGIKRMIMLTGDNQKVADAVAKEIGLTDAWGSLLPEEKVNAIKKLKEQESKVAMVGDGVNDAPAMANSTVGIAMGAAGSDVALETADIALMADKLETLPFAIGLSRKAKAIIKQNLWVSLGIVALLIPSTIMGWANIGIAVVIHEGSTLLVVFNALRLLAYKK; translated from the coding sequence ATGAAAAAAATACAACTAAAAATTCCAGTTATCCTTCCGCAAGTTCCAAACGAAAAAGATACTTGTGTTGAGCGGCTTATAAAAGAATTACAGGCTAAAGAGGGCATCGAAAAAGTACACGTTGCCGATACAAAGGAAGATGACACACCACAGCTCTGTTTTCATTATGACCCCGATATCATTTCTATAGACCGCATTCAATCCCTCGCCGAACGGACTGGTGCTGAAATTACCGAAAAATACGGGCATTTGCTCATTGAGGTTAAAGGAATCAGACATACAAGACAGGCACGTTCCATAGAGAAAAGTCTTTTGGCAATCAATGGGGTTTTGGAGGCTTCCGTTTCGGCCTCTGGAATGGTGCGCCTTGAGTTTGATAAAAAGCAAACAAATTTTGATGAAATAAGTAAACAGATTGAAAAGGAAGACCTTCAGGTTAAGCGGAGTTCTTCAAACGAAAATAATTACACCGAAGCATCCAAAAAAAAACAGGAACGTTCAAAGAAGGAAGATACTAAAGAGCAAACTTCCACAGAGGGCCACGAGCACAAGGAGGGCGAGACCCACGAGGAAGGAGAAGAGCACGCCCACGGTGGGGTTTTCGGTAAAAATACGGAGCTTATTTTTTCCATTATCTGTGGGGCACTTCTCGGGATAGGTTTCGGGCTTTCTTATGTGGAATCCATCCCGGATTGGGTCAGTCTTACTTTGTACATTGGCGCGTACTTTTTCGGTGGTTTCTTTACGGCCAAGGAAGCGGTTCAAACTGTGGCCAAGGGTGGTTTTGAAATTGATTTTTTAATGCTGGTCGCTGCCATTGGTGCCGCCATTCTGGGAGAATGGGCAGAAGGTGCACTGTTGTTGTTTTTATTTAGCCTTGGGCACGCCTTGGAACATTACGCAATGAACAAAGCAAGAAAAAGCATTGCCGCGCTTGCAGACCTTGCACCAAAAACAGCCTTGCTTAAAAAAGATGGTAAGACTGTAGAAGTTGGGATTGAGAAATTGAGTATTGGCGATATTATAGTGGTCAAGCCCAATAGTAAAATATCCGCAGATGGCGTCGTGGTCAACGGAAAAAGTAGTGTAAACCAAGCACCAATTACTGGGGAAAGTGTACCTGTGGACAAAATCCCTGTGGAAGATAAGGACAGAAACTATTCGGCAGACGATGATATCAAGGATGAAAACCGTGTGTTTGCTGGAACTATCAACGGTAATAGTATGTTGGAAATTAAGGTAATCAAAGAAGCCAAAGACTCTACCCTGTCCCGATTGGTTAAACTGGTCAACGAGGCGCAGACCCAAAAGTCCCCCACACAGCTGTTGACCGATAAGTTTGAAAAATACTTTGTGCCATCCGTACTGATATTGGTTGGTGTCTTGCTCTTTGCCTTTCTGGTCATTGATGAACCGTTTAGTGCCAGCTTTTACCGTGCAATGGCGGTATTGGTAGCTGCAAGTCCCTGTGCTCTGGCCATTTCAACACCAAGTGCCGTATTGAGCGGTGTGGCGCGAGCAGCGCGTGGTGGTGTACTCATTAAAGGTGGGAGACCGCTGGAAGATTTGGGCGAATTGACCGCTTTGGCTTTTGATAAAACAGGCACGCTTACCGAAGGCAAGCCCAAACTTACCGAAGTAGTACCATTGGGGGATATTGAAGAAAATGAACTGTTAAAGATAGCCGTTGCCGTTGAAAACTTGAGCGACCACCCTTTGGCCAAAGCCGTCGTAAGGGATGGGAAAGAGCGTCTGAAAGGTACTGATATTATCGATGCGTCAGATTTGGAAGCAGTTCTCGGAAAAGGTATCAAAGCTTCTTTGGGCAAGGATAAAATCTATATTGGAAACCTTGACTTGTACGAAGACCTCGATGAAGCAAAACCATCCGAAGATATATCGAATAAAGTAAAAGAACTTGAAGGTGGTGGAAATACTACGATGCTCATAAGAAGGAACAAAGAATATATAGGTATCATCGCCCTGATGGACACCCCACGGGAAGCGGCCAAGGAAACACTGAAAAAATTAAAGGAAATCGGTATCAAGCGGATGATAATGCTAACCGGGGATAATCAAAAGGTTGCCGATGCCGTTGCTAAAGAAATTGGGTTGACCGATGCCTGGGGAAGCCTGTTGCCAGAGGAAAAAGTAAATGCCATTAAAAAATTAAAAGAACAGGAATCCAAAGTCGCAATGGTAGGCGACGGTGTGAACGATGCCCCTGCAATGGCAAACAGCACCGTAGGTATCGCAATGGGTGCAGCGGGCAGTGATGTGGCCTTGGAAACTGCGGACATTGCCCTAATGGCTGATAAACTGGAAACACTGCCCTTTGCCATAGGTTTGAGCAGGAAGGCAAAGGCCATTATCAAGCAAAACCTTTGGGTCAGCCTCGGTATTGTGGCATTGCTTATCCCATCGACCATTATGGGTTGGGCCAATATCGGTATTGCAGTGGTCATCCACGAAGGCTCAACATTACTTGTGGTTTTTAATGCGTTAAGGCTTTTGGCTTATAAGAAATAA
- a CDS encoding Fur family transcriptional regulator — protein MTKTEKILSYHGIRPTKMRSKIYKFLKRKQSAVSFSDLKKAFVQKSETNKTANRTTFYRNLKIFEDKGLIHQINDGVGVAKYAISDENAKGKYGTDLHMHFHCTDCRKTICLPNKISEESLPDDYEVNDVNLVLKGICEKCRKK, from the coding sequence ATGACCAAAACGGAAAAAATATTATCATATCACGGTATTCGCCCTACTAAAATGAGGTCGAAGATATACAAGTTCCTGAAAAGGAAACAAAGTGCCGTGTCCTTTTCCGATTTGAAAAAGGCTTTTGTTCAAAAGAGCGAAACCAATAAAACAGCAAACAGAACTACCTTTTATCGCAACCTCAAGATTTTTGAGGATAAAGGGTTGATTCATCAGATTAATGATGGGGTCGGAGTGGCAAAATATGCGATTTCTGATGAAAACGCCAAAGGTAAATACGGTACAGATTTACATATGCACTTTCATTGTACCGATTGTAGGAAAACAATCTGTTTACCAAATAAAATATCGGAAGAGAGCTTGCCAGACGATTATGAAGTGAACGATGTGAACCTTGTATTGAAAGGAATATGTGAAAAATGCAGGAAAAAATAA